In Manis pentadactyla isolate mManPen7 chromosome 3, mManPen7.hap1, whole genome shotgun sequence, a single window of DNA contains:
- the LOC118930681 gene encoding lymphocyte antigen 6H-like, with protein sequence MRGIRLVLLAILLSLEHALSLQCYSCSGIKDSGECQHITCSGVCFTSDMTMTVGNERIELQSKGCSPSCGLVSELLKQLVDSSTLDTGLLPGKLEVQDTTCCEKDFCNRVACMARSPWDLAGGLLLSLGPALWALL encoded by the exons ATGAGAGGCATCCGTCTCGTCCTGCTGGCCATCCTGCTGAGCCTAGAGCATG CTCTGAGCCTGCAGTGCTACAGCTGCAGTGGCATCAAGGACAGCGGCGAGTGCCAGCACATCACATGCTCAGGCGTCTGCTTCACGAGCGACATGACCATGACTGTGGGCAATG AGAGGATCGAGTTGCAGTCCAAGGGTTGCAGCCCTTCATGCGGCCTAGTCTCTGAATTACTGAAGCAGCTGGTGGACTCAAGCACCCTAGACACGGGGCTGCTCCCTGGAAAGCTGGAGGTGCAGGATACCACCTGCTGTGAGAAGGACTTCTGCAACCGGGTGGCCTGCATGGCACGCAGCCCCTGGGACCTGGCAGGGGGGCTCCTGCTCAGCCTGGGGCCTGCCCTGTGGGCCCTGCTATGA